From the Pseudomonadota bacterium genome, one window contains:
- a CDS encoding SGNH/GDSL hydrolase family protein, with protein sequence MLLLVALELLCAEAIASHYVEAPVGLHRAHATRFWTLNPGRWFDGQCRDFVNVSSIGIRGAEPEAGKADLTVLLLGDSCIFGAGLKDSETLDRTLEKELARVTGRRVRVFNGGCNGYSSRQGLDLLAELGPKLKPDIVVLEYMYGDAMPDTVSDAVRRGSPFVSSLRSLLWRSSIYTWLRQRLV encoded by the coding sequence ATGCTGCTTCTTGTGGCCCTCGAGCTGCTCTGTGCGGAGGCCATCGCGAGCCACTACGTGGAGGCTCCCGTGGGGCTGCATCGCGCCCATGCGACACGTTTCTGGACGCTCAATCCAGGGCGCTGGTTCGACGGTCAGTGCCGCGACTTCGTGAACGTGAGCTCTATCGGGATTCGCGGTGCAGAGCCCGAGGCAGGGAAGGCCGACCTGACGGTTCTGCTCTTGGGTGACTCCTGCATCTTCGGAGCCGGTCTGAAGGATTCGGAGACCCTCGATCGCACGCTCGAGAAGGAGCTTGCGCGCGTGACCGGACGTCGCGTTCGTGTGTTCAACGGGGGGTGCAATGGCTATTCCAGCAGACAGGGGCTCGATCTCCTGGCTGAGCTGGGTCCGAAGCTCAAGCCGGACATCGTGGTTCTCGAGTACATGTACGGAGACGCCATGCCAGACACGGTTTCAGATGCCGTGCGACGGGGCAGTCCGTTCGTATCGTCGCTGCGCTCCCTCCTCTGGAGGAGCAGCATCTACACCTGGCTGCGTCAGCGCCTGGT